GTTCGTTTCGGACCTCGGCCACGAAGGCCCCCGCCTCCCGGATCGCGGCCTCCTGGGTCTCGAGATCCTCACCCGAGATCCGTTGGGCCGTCCCGGCTTCTCCGTTCATGCGTTCTCTCGCTATCGCGGTGATGTTCGGTCTGCCAGCAGCCCGATGTTCACTCCGTAACCGCCCGGGAGCAAGCGGGACCCGCCGCCCGGCGGAGTGCCGCCCGCTCTTTCGGAGACAACTCGCGGGTCGTCCCCGCTGCGAGGGCGCCCAGTCGAATCGGCCCGAACGAGGTTCTGCGAAGCCGCCGCAACGTGACGCCGAGTGAGGCCAGCATACGCCGGATTTCCCGGTTCCTTCCCTCGGTCAGGACGATCTCGACGGTGGGGGACGACGTATGCGGGGGCGTGATCCAGCCCGATCGGCGGGCTCGCGCGGATCCGTCTTCGAGCGCCACACCGGCCCGCAACCGGTCCGGAAGTTCCGCCGGCACGGGGCCGCGGAGTTTCGCATGATATACCCGCTCGATGCCGGTCCGAGGGTGGAGGAGCCGATGTGCGACGTCCCCTTCATTCGACAGGAGAAGGAGGCCCTCGCTCATGAAGTCGAGACGGCCGACGTGGGGGAGGTGGCGGGTGGCGGCGGGGAGCAGGTCGTAGATGATCGGTCGCCGGCCGGGATCGTGCCGAGTGCACGCATATCCCGGCGGCTTGTGGAGTGCCAGCCAGAGCACGGGCTTCAAGTGGATGCGGCGGCGGTCCACCTCGACCCGGTCGGCGTTCGGATCCACCTTGGTGCCGAGCTTCGTCACGACCTCGCCGTTCAGGCGCACGCGGCCGCTGGCGATGAGTTCTTCGCTCCCGCGCCGGGAAGCGACGCCGGCCCCGGCAAGGTATTTCTGCAGTCGCATGAGCCGTCCGCCTGGCGTAGTGGCTAGTTCTCGGCGGGCCCTTCCCGCGGCGACGCATCGCCGGCGGACACCTCCGGTTCGCTGCGCACGAGCGCGACGGAGAGGTCCTCCGGCGCGGGGAGATCGTCCAGCGACTGCAGGGCGAAGTGATCCAGAAAGCGAGGCGTCGTCCCGTAGAGGAGCGGTCGCCCGAGTCCTTCTCCCCGCCCCACGACCTCGATCAGTTCCCAGTCCTGGAGCGTTCGCAGCACCGAAGTGGTCGCCACGCCCCGGATCTCTTCGACCTCGATGCGTCCGATCGGCTGCCGGTACGCGATGATCGCCAGCGTCTCGAGGGCGGCGCGGGAAAGCGTCGGCGGACGGGGCACCGAGTCGAACCGCTCGAGATACGGCACGAATTCCGGACGTGTGAGGATCTGGAACCCGTCTCCGAGCTGGTAGACCTGGAACGCGCGTCCGTCCGTGTCGTAGTGCTCGCGCAGCGCGGCGAGCGCTTCGCGGACGCGCCGCACGTCGAGCGCGTCGTCGGCCCGGGCCAGTTCGCGGGCGGTGAGCGGCGTCTGGCTCGCGAACAACGCGGCTTCCACGATCTGCTCCGGGCTCACGCGGCCCCCTCTCCCCCGCGGTCTCTCGAGCGGCGCCCCAACAGCCAGATCGCACCGAACCGCTTCACCTGCTCCAGCCTCACGAGCTGTTGCCTGGCGAGTTCCAGGCAGGCGAGCAGCGCGGCGACGACGTGCGGCCGCTCCTGCCACGAGTCGAACAGTCGATTGAACGGCACCCGCCGGTGCTCGCCCAGCAAACGCCGGATGACGACGATCTTGTCCTCGACCGGGACGATGCGGATGGGGGCGACATGCGTCGTGACGGGATCCGGGCCCCGGATATCGCCGAGGACCGCAAGGAAATCGTCGAGCGTCGTCGAGAGCGCCTGGCCGTCGGTCTCACGCGGAGGTCGCGGTGGCAGGAAGCCCTTCGACATGTGGCGCCGACGTTCGAGTTCCGCCGCGCCCAGCGTCCGCGCGATCTCCTGAAACAGCTCGTACTCCAGCAGACGCCGTACGAGTTCGGCCCGCGGATCATCTTCCCACTCCGCGTCGCTGCGCCCCGGCAGCAGCAGTTGCGCCTTGATGTGGACGAGGGTTGAGGCCAGTTCCAGAAATTCCCCGGCGCGGTCGAGCTCCAGGCGATCGATGCCGTCGGTGAGGGCCTCCTGGAACTGCCGGGTGATGGTGGAGATCGGGATGTCGAAGATGTCGATGTCCTGCGACCGAATGAGGTGCAGGAGCAGATCCAGAGGCCCCCGAAAGCGGTCGAGCTCGACGAGGAACGGCTGCGCCGTCCGCTGGCTCGGAAGTCGGTTGGGAACGGCCGTCACGACACCTCCCCGCACGCTCGGGCCGACGGCAACCGGAAATCGCCGGCCAGTCGGCGCGTAATCTAGTGCGGTGTCCCGGAAATACCACGTGCGTCACCGCGGCGAGTACCCAACGCAAGCGTGCCGCCCAACGTGCCGGGTTGGAGGTATCCGCCAAGTCTGGTATGTTCCTCCGCTGATTTTCCGGACGGATGGGAGGGTCCGCCTGCGGCCCGCAGCCACCGCCGCACGTTTGAAGACGCTTGAAGCAGAAAAAGAAGGAATCGGAATCGAATGCCGAATAACGAGAGTCAGAAGAAGCGGCTGCGCCAGTCGCGCGCGAGGAGGCTCCGGAACCGCCGGGTGCGGTCCGAGATCCGCACTCGGACCAAGCATCTTCTCGCAACGGAATCGCCGGAGGAGGCAACGCCGGCGCTGTCCGAGCTGTACCGCGTTCTCGACCGCGCGACCCGCCGCAACGTCATCAAGCCGAACGCCGCGGCTCGTCAGAAGGCGCGAGCGGCACGGCACGTCAACGGCCTGAGCTAGCAGCTAGCAGCCCCGCTAAGCCTTGGCGACCGAGTCCCCGTAGCGGATCTCGCCGCCGACGATCGTGCACTTCACGCGTCCCGTCACCTCCCACCCGCTGAACGGTGTGTTCCGGCTCTTCGAGCGGAAGTTGGCGGGGTCGACCGTCCACGCCTCCTCCGGATCGAAGAGGACGAGGTCCGCGCGACTGCCAGGACGCAGCGTGCCGCCCTCGATCCCCATCAGCCGGGCCGGCGCCGTCGACATCCGCTCGATGAGGTCGAAGAGCGGGAGGTCCCCCGGCGTCACGAGTTCGCCGATGCACACGGCGAGCGCGGTCTCGAGACCGACGATGCCGAAAGGCGCATCGTCGAACTCGCGCTCCTTCTCCTCGTAATGGTGCGGCGCATGGTCCGTCGCCACGCACTCCAGCACGCCGTCGATGAGCCCCCGCCGCACCGCCAGGCGATCCGCCTCGGACCGGAGCGGCGGATTCATCTTGGCTTCGGTGCGGTAGCCGCGCACCGCCTCTTCCGTCAGCGCCATGTGGTGAGGCGAAGCCTCGCCGCTCACGCGCACTCCGCGCTCGCGCGCCAGGCGAATGAGTTCGACCGCTTCGCGGGTTGAGACGTGCTGGACGTGTACGTGCCCGCCGGTGAGTTCCGCGAGGTAGATGTCCCGCGCCACGACCGTGGCCTCCGAAGCGTTCGGGATCCCGCGCAGGCCGAGCGCGGTCGCCACGGCGCCTTCGTTCATGACCCCTCCGGCGGAGAGCGCCATGTCTTCGGCATGCTGAAGGACGGGGATCCCGAAGGACTGCGTGTACTCGAGCAGGCGCCGCATGAGCGCCGGATCGTGGATCGGGTGTCCGTCGTCCGTGACCGCGACCGCGCCCGCCTCGACCAAGCCGCCGATCTCGGTCATCTGCCTGCCGGCGAGGCCGAGCGAGGCGGCGGCCACGGGACTCACGCGCGCTCCGCCCTCCCCCTTCCGGGCCCAGCGCCGCGCCTCTTCCCGCACGAAGCCGACC
This genomic stretch from Candidatus Palauibacter scopulicola harbors:
- a CDS encoding pseudouridine synthase, whose amino-acid sequence is MRLQKYLAGAGVASRRGSEELIASGRVRLNGEVVTKLGTKVDPNADRVEVDRRRIHLKPVLWLALHKPPGYACTRHDPGRRPIIYDLLPAATRHLPHVGRLDFMSEGLLLLSNEGDVAHRLLHPRTGIERVYHAKLRGPVPAELPDRLRAGVALEDGSARARRSGWITPPHTSSPTVEIVLTEGRNREIRRMLASLGVTLRRLRRTSFGPIRLGALAAGTTRELSPKERAALRRAAGPACSRAVTE
- the scpB gene encoding SMC-Scp complex subunit ScpB; protein product: MSPEQIVEAALFASQTPLTARELARADDALDVRRVREALAALREHYDTDGRAFQVYQLGDGFQILTRPEFVPYLERFDSVPRPPTLSRAALETLAIIAYRQPIGRIEVEEIRGVATTSVLRTLQDWELIEVVGRGEGLGRPLLYGTTPRFLDHFALQSLDDLPAPEDLSVALVRSEPEVSAGDASPREGPAEN
- a CDS encoding segregation/condensation protein A; its protein translation is MTAVPNRLPSQRTAQPFLVELDRFRGPLDLLLHLIRSQDIDIFDIPISTITRQFQEALTDGIDRLELDRAGEFLELASTLVHIKAQLLLPGRSDAEWEDDPRAELVRRLLEYELFQEIARTLGAAELERRRHMSKGFLPPRPPRETDGQALSTTLDDFLAVLGDIRGPDPVTTHVAPIRIVPVEDKIVVIRRLLGEHRRVPFNRLFDSWQERPHVVAALLACLELARQQLVRLEQVKRFGAIWLLGRRSRDRGGEGAA
- the rpsT gene encoding 30S ribosomal protein S20 codes for the protein MPNNESQKKRLRQSRARRLRNRRVRSEIRTRTKHLLATESPEEATPALSELYRVLDRATRRNVIKPNAAARQKARAARHVNGLS
- a CDS encoding dihydroorotase, with product MDEVRDVLVRDGRIETVSRGVAGPEGIPRIEAQGLVVAPGLIDVHVHLREPGAEHKETIRTGARSAAAGGFTTIWAMPNTDPPLDDPAAVGFVREEARRWARKGEGGARVSPVAAASLGLAGRQMTEIGGLVEAGAVAVTDDGHPIHDPALMRRLLEYTQSFGIPVLQHAEDMALSAGGVMNEGAVATALGLRGIPNASEATVVARDIYLAELTGGHVHVQHVSTREAVELIRLARERGVRVSGEASPHHMALTEEAVRGYRTEAKMNPPLRSEADRLAVRRGLIDGVLECVATDHAPHHYEEKEREFDDAPFGIVGLETALAVCIGELVTPGDLPLFDLIERMSTAPARLMGIEGGTLRPGSRADLVLFDPEEAWTVDPANFRSKSRNTPFSGWEVTGRVKCTIVGGEIRYGDSVAKA